One Acanthopagrus latus isolate v.2019 chromosome 12, fAcaLat1.1, whole genome shotgun sequence genomic region harbors:
- the prlra gene encoding prolactin receptor a isoform X2: MSHCSSNSSMLSVELSFGVFFEKKSLSSDTVNECPDYRTAGENSCFFNKNDTSIWVNYNITVVATNALGSTFSDPVDIDVVYIVKPNPPEQVAVTVMEDKGWPFIRVSWEPPHKADTRSGWITLIYEIRVKLEEENDWEMHLAGQQKMFNIFSLRSGGTYLVQVRCKPDHGFWSEWSSSSYVKVPDYFHREKSVWILITVFCAFIFLIVTWLLHMNSRSLKHFILPPVPGPKIKGFDKQLLKNGKSEEVFSALVVSDFPLKSSNYEDLLVEYLEVYIPEEQELMLEKSMDLDVSCLKSEGSTSDSDSGRGSCDSHTLLMHKCDGVKEGEERQAEEARRHQKDWKEEASTYSNVDSSPDMSSGRVKTWPSVFSPLPRYSSNQQGSLEMAKQHYLSDSLFRPSSTSSCHTQPGHGATEALGPSYWECGLSNKQPHLLHPEGQAQRQLQAHSDDNISSIGRKPTPAGLPSPALRSTEYVEVQRVNEEDMVLLQPVSGRCGDVEGYPQAPHGEDYSKVKGVDGDNMLLLQREVREETGNCDTPSTVTTTQKPTACIHSAMPVQGEAVLGVNGYVDTATVCTLPTY; encoded by the exons ATGAGTCACTgctccagcaacagcagcatgttgtcGGTGGAGTTATCTTTCGGGGtcttttttgaaaagaaatccTTGAG CTCTGACACGGTGAACGAATGTCCTGACTACCGCACGGCCGGAGAGAACTCCTGCTTCTTTAACAAGAACGACACGTCCATCTGGGTCAACTACAACATCACCGTGGTGGCCACCAACGCGCTGGGAAGCACCTTCTCCGACCCCGTGGATATAGACGTGGTGTACATCG TCAAGCCCAATCCTCCAGAGCAGGTAGCCGTCACTGTGATGGAGGACAAGGGCTGGCCCTTCATCCGGGTGTCATGGGAGCCGCCGCATAAGGCCGACACCCGCTCCGGTTGGATCACGCTCATCTACGAGATCCGCGTCAAGTTGGAGGAGGAAAACGACTGGGAG aTGCACCTCGCCGGCCAGCAGAAGATGTTTAACATCTTCAGCCTGCGGTCAGGCGGCACGTACCTCGTTCAGGTGCGCTGTAAGCCCGATCACGGCTTCTGGAGCGAGTGGAGTTCCTCTTCCTACGTCAAAGTCCCCGACT ATTTCCATCGGGAGAAGTCCGTGTGGATCCTCATCACGGTCTTCTGtgccttcatcttcctcatcgTCACCTGGTTGCTACACATGAACAGCCGCAG TCTGAAGCATTTTATCCTGCCACCAGTCCCTGGTCCTAAAATCAAAGGATTTGATAAGCAGCTGCTCAAG AACGGCAAGTCTGAGGAGGTCTTCAGTGCACTGGTGGTGTCTGACTTCCCCCTGAAGTCATCTAACTACGAGGACTTGCTGGTGGAGTACTTAGAAGTGTATATCCCCGAGGAGCAGGAGCTGATGCTGGAGAAAAGCATGGATCTGGACGTCAGTTGCCTGAAATCTGAGGGATCCACGTCCGACAGCGACTCCGGCCGGGGCAGCTGCGACAGTCATACTCTGCTGATGCATAAGTGTGATGGGgtaaaagaaggagaagagaggcaAGCGGAGGAGGCACGGAGGCATCAGAAGGACTGGAAGGAAGAAGCCTCGACCTACTCTAATGTAGACAGCAGCCCTGACATGTCCAGTGGCAGGGTGAAGACCTGGCCGTCTGTGTTTTCACCGCTACCCCGGTACAGCTCCAACCAGCAGGGCTCACTCGAGATGGCCAAACAGCACTATCTCTCCGACAGCCTTTTCCGCCCGAGCTCCACGTCCTCCTGCCACACCCAGCCCGGCCACGGCGCCACAGAGGCTCTCGGGCCGAGCTACTGGGAGTGTGGCCTGAGCAACAAGCAGCCTCACCTGCTCCACCCCGAGGGGCAGGCTCAGAGGCAGCTCCAGGCCCACAGCGACGACAACATCTCCAGCATCGGCCGCAAGCCGACGCCTGCTGGGCTGCCCTCGCCCGCTCTCCGGTCCACCGAGTACGTGGAGGTCCAGAGGGTCAACGAGGAGGATATGGTGCTTCTCCAGCCTGTGTCAGGCCGATGTGGCGACGTGGAGGGCTACCCCCAGGCCCCCCACGGAGAGGACTACAGCAAGGTGAAGGGGGTGGACGGGgacaacatgctgctgctccagagagaggtgagagaggagacagggaaCTGTGACACGCCGTCCACAGTTACCACAACACAGAAGCCTACAGCCTGCATTCACTCTGCCATGCCGGTCCAGGGCGAAGCGGTCCTGGGAGTGAACGGTTACGTTGACACTGCCACCGTTTGCACACTGCCTACCTACTAG